One part of the Vanessa tameamea isolate UH-Manoa-2023 chromosome 8, ilVanTame1 primary haplotype, whole genome shotgun sequence genome encodes these proteins:
- the LOC113399825 gene encoding troponin C, isoallergen Bla g 6.0301-like isoform X2 — translation MSALNVEVLRKAFDGFDHNRSGSIPCDFVADILRMMGQPFNKKILEELIEEVDADKSGRLEFPEFVTLAAKFIVEEDAEAMQKELREAFRLYDKEGNGYIPTSSLREILRELDEQLTDDELDGLIQEIDTDGSGTVDFDEFMEMMTGE, via the exons ATGAGTGCACTCAACGTTGAGG TCCTTCGCAAAGCGTTTGATGGCTTCGACCACAACCGCTCgggcagtattccatgtgactTCGTAGCTGACATTCTTCGAATGATGGGACAGCCCTTCAATAAGAAGATCCTCGAAGAGCTCATCGAGGAGGTTGACGCTGACA AGTCTGGTCGTTTAGAATTCCCTGAATTCGTAACCCTCGCTGCCAAGTTCATCGTTGAGGAAGACGCTGAGGCTATGCAAAAGGAACTTAGGGAAGCTTTCAGATTATATGACAAGGAAG GCAACGGTTACATTCCCACATCGAGCTTGCGTGAAATCCTCCGTGAATTGGACGAGCAGCTGACGGACGATGAACTCGACGGCCTCATCCAAGAAATCGACACGGACGGCAGCGGCACTGTTGACTTCGATG AGTTTATGGAGATGATGACTGGGgaataa